A genomic window from Bradyrhizobium lupini includes:
- a CDS encoding beta-1-3, beta-1-6-glucan biosynthesis protein, whose amino-acid sequence MRQRVFELRNAVLRQFAATLAVSSLVILMGIGAASAQSGTPAPDQSKAAAQPADTAKDAAQNQRRTDEFAEAAQVISGPAGNPECVWLGRRVVRLMWRDDLDTAFRHLDLYDRFGCPGGHIQAAFRCLTRFGGQIDPKVAETLDSRVHACWINPASQPQQAAAAASQPAAPASGNAQPQPAASPSPAASPSPAPPK is encoded by the coding sequence ATGCGGCAACGGGTGTTCGAGTTACGAAATGCGGTCCTGCGGCAGTTCGCCGCCACCTTGGCCGTTTCTTCCCTTGTCATCCTGATGGGTATCGGCGCGGCCTCCGCCCAGAGCGGCACGCCCGCCCCCGACCAGAGCAAGGCAGCCGCCCAGCCCGCCGACACGGCCAAGGATGCCGCCCAGAATCAGCGCCGCACCGACGAATTCGCCGAAGCAGCCCAGGTCATCAGCGGCCCGGCCGGCAACCCCGAATGCGTCTGGCTCGGCCGCCGCGTGGTGCGGCTGATGTGGCGGGACGACCTCGATACCGCATTCCGCCATCTCGACCTCTATGACCGTTTCGGCTGCCCCGGCGGCCACATCCAGGCCGCCTTCCGCTGCCTGACCCGCTTCGGCGGCCAGATCGATCCCAAGGTCGCCGAGACCCTGGACAGCCGTGTGCACGCTTGCTGGATCAACCCGGCGTCGCAGCCACAGCAGGCGGCGGCCGCGGCCTCGCAGCCGGCCGCGCCCGCATCGGGCAATGCGCAGCCGCAGCCGGCCGCGAGCCCCTCGCCGGCGGCAAGCCCGTCACCGGCGCCCCCGAAATAG
- a CDS encoding AI-2E family transporter, whose product MPVKSLRQLLTGEDIIQLVIRVGLLGLLIIWTLLIIRPFVPILAWSGVLAVAFYPAFSWVAKILGGRPKTAAAILTLITLGIVIGPATWLGISAVDGVRELAHQLGTGDLALQSAPEQLKSWPVVGPWLFDLWEQAYNNIRAVLREVAPYLQPLAGPLLSLAGDAGVGTLQFLVSVFVAGFLFPHGPRLVAAGRGFLFRIVPEQSEHFLGLAGATIRAVAQGVIGVAIVQALLAGIGFKLAAVPSAGLLAFIVLLLSIVQIGAFLVLLPVIIWIWTAKDVTTALLLTVFLVLVGFLDTMLKPLVMGRGLTTPTIVIFVGVIGGTLAHGIVGLFIGPIILSVAWEMMMAWIRTEDRAEAGSRAGTATGEG is encoded by the coding sequence GTGCCCGTGAAAAGTCTGCGTCAGCTCCTGACGGGCGAGGACATCATCCAGCTCGTGATCCGCGTCGGCCTGCTCGGCCTGCTGATCATCTGGACCTTGCTGATCATCCGCCCCTTCGTGCCGATCCTTGCCTGGAGCGGCGTGCTCGCGGTCGCGTTCTACCCGGCCTTCAGCTGGGTCGCCAAGATCCTCGGCGGCCGGCCCAAGACCGCAGCGGCGATCCTGACCCTGATCACGCTCGGCATCGTCATCGGTCCTGCGACCTGGCTCGGTATCAGCGCAGTGGACGGAGTGCGCGAGCTGGCGCACCAGCTCGGCACCGGCGACCTCGCGCTTCAATCGGCGCCGGAGCAGCTCAAGTCGTGGCCGGTCGTTGGCCCCTGGTTATTCGACCTCTGGGAGCAGGCCTACAACAACATCCGCGCAGTGCTGCGCGAGGTGGCGCCGTATCTCCAGCCGCTGGCGGGACCGCTCTTGTCGCTCGCGGGCGATGCCGGCGTCGGCACGCTCCAGTTCCTGGTCTCGGTGTTCGTGGCCGGCTTCCTGTTTCCGCACGGGCCGCGGCTGGTTGCGGCCGGCCGCGGTTTCCTGTTTCGCATCGTGCCCGAACAGAGCGAGCATTTCCTGGGGCTCGCGGGCGCGACCATCCGCGCCGTGGCGCAAGGCGTGATCGGCGTCGCGATCGTGCAGGCATTGCTCGCCGGCATCGGCTTCAAGCTTGCCGCGGTGCCGAGCGCCGGCCTGCTCGCCTTCATTGTGCTGCTGCTCTCGATCGTGCAGATCGGCGCCTTCCTGGTGCTGCTGCCGGTGATCATCTGGATCTGGACCGCCAAGGACGTCACCACCGCGCTGCTGCTCACCGTGTTTCTCGTCCTCGTCGGCTTCCTCGACACCATGTTGAAGCCGCTGGTGATGGGGCGCGGCCTGACCACGCCGACCATCGTCATCTTCGTCGGCGTGATCGGTGGCACGCTCGCCCACGGTATCGTCGGCCTGTTCATCGGCCCGATCATCCTGTCGGTGGCCTGGGAGATGATGATGGCCTGGATCAGGACGGAGGACCGGGCAGAGGCGGGGTCAAGGGCGGGGACAGCGACGGGCGAGGGCTGA
- a CDS encoding caspase family protein — protein sequence MRTLTLLASLMCMALSISAAKADRRVAFVVGNGTYKNVAQLPNPPIDAKAMAATLRNVGFEVIEGSNLSRDQMTEKLLDFGRKAQGSDVAVFYYAGHGIAVGGSNYLLPVDADIKSEMDVKLGAAINIDLTLEQTMGDAKVKLVFLDACRDNPFAAKIKSNSATRSVNVQSGLAEMKSGEGTLIAFATGPGQTALDGQEGNNSPFTRALIDNITKPGVEIQQAMTSVRAQVNEETHKGQLPWGHTNLTGAVYLNQAPTTQVANVAPTAAGSVPMATGGSSDGVELEYWRSVKESNKSEELNAYLSAYPNGQFKALALARLAAIKSGPSTATRTLTAGVDPATFTEEATQLTEDQIGLDKNQRRDVQRRLGGLGFDNKQTGVFGDETRSVLKRWQAARGYPASGYLNKLQHKALLSEVVAGPPTASDNSQKAARRAAAPAASSAPAPAPHRSSGGDPAGAAFVGGVVGGMMGGMFRR from the coding sequence ATGCGCACTCTCACCCTCCTCGCGTCGCTGATGTGCATGGCACTGTCGATCAGTGCCGCGAAGGCCGACCGCCGCGTTGCTTTCGTCGTCGGCAACGGCACCTACAAGAACGTCGCACAATTGCCGAACCCGCCGATCGACGCTAAGGCGATGGCGGCAACGCTGCGCAATGTCGGCTTCGAGGTGATCGAAGGTTCGAACCTCTCGCGCGACCAGATGACGGAGAAGCTGCTGGACTTCGGCCGCAAGGCGCAGGGCTCCGACGTCGCAGTGTTCTATTATGCCGGTCACGGCATCGCGGTCGGCGGCTCCAATTATCTTCTGCCTGTCGACGCCGACATCAAGTCGGAGATGGACGTCAAGCTCGGTGCCGCCATCAACATCGATCTGACCCTCGAGCAGACCATGGGCGACGCCAAGGTCAAGCTGGTCTTCCTTGACGCCTGCCGCGACAATCCGTTCGCCGCCAAGATCAAGTCGAACTCCGCGACCCGCAGCGTCAACGTGCAGAGCGGTCTTGCCGAGATGAAATCCGGCGAAGGCACGCTGATCGCGTTCGCCACCGGCCCGGGCCAGACCGCGCTCGACGGCCAGGAGGGCAACAACAGCCCGTTCACCCGTGCGCTCATCGACAACATCACCAAGCCTGGTGTCGAGATCCAGCAGGCGATGACGTCGGTCCGCGCCCAGGTCAACGAGGAGACCCACAAGGGTCAACTGCCATGGGGCCACACCAATCTGACCGGCGCGGTCTATCTCAACCAGGCTCCGACGACCCAGGTCGCCAATGTGGCACCGACGGCTGCTGGCAGCGTGCCAATGGCGACGGGCGGCAGCTCGGACGGTGTCGAGCTCGAATACTGGCGTTCGGTCAAGGAGAGCAACAAGTCGGAAGAGCTCAACGCCTATCTCTCCGCCTACCCGAACGGTCAGTTCAAGGCGCTTGCGCTGGCACGCCTCGCGGCCATCAAGAGCGGCCCCTCGACCGCGACGCGTACCCTCACCGCAGGCGTCGATCCCGCGACCTTCACCGAAGAGGCCACCCAGCTTACCGAGGACCAGATCGGCCTCGACAAGAACCAGCGCCGCGACGTTCAGCGTCGCCTGGGCGGGCTCGGCTTCGACAACAAACAGACAGGCGTCTTCGGCGACGAGACCCGGTCGGTGCTCAAGCGCTGGCAGGCGGCGCGCGGCTATCCCGCGTCTGGCTACCTGAACAAGCTCCAGCACAAGGCTCTGCTTTCGGAGGTCGTGGCCGGCCCGCCGACCGCGAGCGACAACAGCCAGAAGGCAGCCCGCCGGGCCGCCGCCCCCGCGGCCAGCAGCGCGCCCGCACCGGCTCCCCATCGCAGCAGCGGCGGCGATCCTGCCGGAGCAGCCTTCGTTGGCGGTGTCGTCGGCGGCATGATGGGCGGCATGTTCCGCCGCTGA
- a CDS encoding BrnA antitoxin family protein, translating into MADQPPRRPRTLGDARTEAEAAFKKVTAKVAAAPPKQNVAPGVKEQVTLRIDQDVLEHFQSGGPGWQDRINEALRKAAGK; encoded by the coding sequence ATGGCGGATCAACCACCGAGGCGGCCGCGGACGTTGGGCGACGCCAGGACGGAGGCCGAGGCGGCGTTCAAGAAGGTGACGGCGAAGGTCGCTGCGGCGCCGCCAAAGCAGAACGTGGCGCCGGGGGTCAAGGAGCAGGTCACGCTGCGGATCGACCAGGACGTGCTGGAGCATTTCCAGTCCGGCGGGCCCGGCTGGCAGGACCGCATCAACGAGGCGCTGCGAAAGGCCGCGGGGAAGTAG
- the glmU gene encoding bifunctional UDP-N-acetylglucosamine diphosphorylase/glucosamine-1-phosphate N-acetyltransferase GlmU gives MTARSSLTIVLAAGEGTRMRSHLPKVLHPVAHQSLLAHVLAAAPKGTGTSLAVVIGPDHQAVADEARRIRPDALTFVQQERLGTAHAVLAACDVIARGVDDLLIAFGDTPLISAETFARLRAPLAKGAAIAALGFRAADPTGYGRFIVEGDRLVAIREQADASAEERKIDLCNAGVMAIDGRRALAILDKIGNANSKGEYYLTDAVGIISEQGWDAVVIETSEDEVRGINTKAQLAEAEGVMQARLRKVAMESGVTLIAPETVYLAADTVFGNDVTIEPFVVIGPGVSIGDGTVVHSFSHIVETKLGKKVSIGPYARLRPGTSLGDGARIGNFVETKAATLEAGVKVNHLSYIGDATIGANSNIGAGTITCNYDGFKKHKTIIGQGAFVGTNSSLVAPVTIGNGAYIGSGSVITRDVPDDAMALERSPQTIREGGAVRYRELKTGGKKPEK, from the coding sequence ATGACCGCCCGTTCCAGCCTCACGATCGTGCTCGCCGCCGGCGAAGGCACGCGTATGCGCTCACACCTGCCGAAAGTGCTGCATCCTGTCGCGCACCAGAGCCTGCTCGCCCACGTGCTCGCCGCGGCGCCCAAGGGAACCGGCACCTCGCTCGCGGTCGTGATCGGACCCGATCATCAGGCGGTGGCGGACGAAGCAAGGCGCATCCGTCCCGACGCGCTCACCTTCGTGCAACAGGAACGGCTCGGCACCGCACATGCGGTGCTGGCGGCGTGTGATGTCATTGCGCGGGGCGTGGATGATCTGCTGATTGCGTTCGGCGACACGCCGCTGATCTCGGCCGAGACCTTTGCGCGGCTGCGCGCGCCGCTGGCCAAAGGCGCCGCAATTGCCGCACTCGGCTTCCGCGCCGCCGATCCCACCGGCTATGGCCGCTTCATCGTCGAGGGCGACCGCCTGGTCGCGATCCGCGAGCAGGCCGATGCCAGCGCCGAGGAGCGCAAGATCGACCTGTGCAATGCCGGGGTCATGGCGATCGACGGCCGCCGCGCGCTCGCGATCCTCGACAAGATCGGCAATGCGAATTCCAAGGGCGAATATTATCTGACCGACGCGGTCGGCATTATCAGCGAACAGGGATGGGATGCCGTGGTGATCGAAACCAGCGAGGACGAAGTGCGCGGCATCAACACCAAGGCGCAGCTCGCCGAGGCTGAAGGCGTGATGCAGGCGCGGTTGCGGAAAGTGGCGATGGAGTCCGGCGTCACGCTGATCGCGCCCGAAACCGTCTATCTCGCCGCGGATACCGTATTCGGCAACGACGTGACGATCGAGCCCTTCGTGGTGATCGGCCCCGGCGTTTCGATCGGCGACGGCACGGTGGTCCATTCCTTCTCGCATATCGTCGAGACCAAGCTCGGCAAGAAGGTCTCGATCGGCCCCTATGCGCGGCTGCGGCCCGGCACCTCGCTCGGCGACGGCGCGCGCATCGGCAATTTTGTGGAGACCAAGGCCGCGACGCTGGAGGCCGGCGTCAAGGTCAACCATCTCTCCTACATCGGCGACGCCACCATCGGCGCCAATTCCAACATCGGCGCCGGCACCATCACCTGCAACTACGATGGGTTCAAGAAGCACAAGACGATCATCGGGCAGGGCGCCTTCGTCGGCACCAACTCCTCGCTGGTTGCACCGGTGACAATCGGCAACGGCGCCTATATCGGCTCGGGCTCCGTGATCACGCGCGACGTGCCTGATGACGCCATGGCGCTGGAGCGTAGCCCGCAGACCATCCGCGAAGGTGGGGCGGTGCGCTATCGCGAGCTGAAGACGGGTGGCAAGAAGCCGGAGAAATGA
- a CDS encoding glycosyltransferase — MRVVAAVLLLVSALHAGLWGVSRDKEPAPDFKGLLPSVSYAPFEGSAHPDIDNIPTVEKIRADLKTLSTMTRAIRLYSSTGGVELVPPIAAEFGLKVTVGAWIDKDKDRNEREIKAAIELARKNSNVNGVVVGNEVIYRGEQKVEDLIEMIKKVKGSVRVPVTTGEIWNIWRDNPDLGSNVDFIAAHVLPYWENFRSDQAVDQAVDRYNLLRNLFPGKRIVIAEFGWPSAGYNLRNADPGPFQQALTLRNFVSRADAIGMEYNIVEAIDQPWKYFEGGVGPYWGILNASREPKFAWTGPVQNPDYWKLMGVALLVGILLSLPILRLQQPTAKQAFLLSATANGVGAWAATVFAFWNGHYFIFGSAFALTLGMILLVPLVLIAMARIDEIAAVAFGRPPQRLLTKGKPVEDVPENYCPKVSIHIPAYFEPVEMLKQTLDALSRLNYPNYECVVIINNTPDPAFWQPIQDHCRALGERFKFINAEKVQGFKAGALRIAMDRTAVDAEIIGILDADYVVDPDWLKDLVPAFADPSVGLVQAPQEHRDGDLSIMHYIMNGEYAGFFDIGMVQRNETNAIIVHGTMCLIRRAAMDMAGGWSSDTICEDSDLGLSIQQLGWTTHYTNHRYGQGLLPDTYEAFKKQRHRWAYGGLQIVKKHWRNFLPGRSRLTPDQKREYGLGWLNWLGAESLGVVVALLNLVWVPIVAFADIAIPDKILTLPIIGAFIVSLVHFLSMYRARVAIKPGQMLGAMIAAMSVQWTVSRAVAQGLITEHIAFARTSKGGLSRMSIEFQAFWEAVIGALLLIGAGVLVASNSYRQITEIYIFAGVLVLQSLPFLAAVAIAILELSRINSFQFWRDSAIRTAELIGLRPVALPTPAGTPQQVPVPSEVRREAN; from the coding sequence ATGCGGGTTGTCGCCGCCGTTCTGTTGCTTGTGTCCGCGCTCCACGCCGGCCTCTGGGGAGTCTCGCGCGACAAGGAACCCGCGCCCGACTTCAAGGGCCTGCTGCCCAGCGTCTCCTACGCCCCGTTCGAGGGCTCGGCTCATCCTGATATCGACAACATTCCGACGGTGGAGAAAATCCGCGCCGACCTGAAGACGCTGTCGACGATGACGCGCGCGATCCGCCTTTATTCGTCCACGGGCGGCGTGGAACTGGTGCCGCCGATCGCGGCGGAGTTCGGCCTCAAGGTCACCGTCGGCGCGTGGATCGACAAGGACAAGGATCGCAACGAGCGCGAGATCAAGGCCGCCATCGAGCTCGCGCGCAAGAACAGCAACGTCAACGGCGTCGTCGTCGGCAACGAGGTGATCTACCGCGGCGAGCAGAAGGTCGAAGACCTCATCGAGATGATCAAGAAGGTCAAGGGCTCGGTCCGCGTACCCGTCACGACCGGTGAGATCTGGAACATCTGGCGCGACAATCCCGACCTCGGCTCCAACGTCGACTTCATCGCCGCCCACGTGCTGCCCTATTGGGAAAACTTCCGCTCGGATCAGGCGGTCGACCAGGCCGTCGACCGCTACAATCTGTTACGCAACCTGTTCCCCGGCAAGCGCATCGTGATCGCCGAATTCGGCTGGCCGAGCGCGGGTTACAATTTACGCAACGCCGACCCCGGTCCGTTCCAGCAAGCACTGACCTTGCGCAACTTCGTCAGCCGCGCCGACGCCATCGGCATGGAATACAACATCGTCGAGGCCATCGATCAGCCCTGGAAATACTTCGAAGGCGGCGTCGGTCCGTACTGGGGCATCCTCAACGCCAGCCGCGAGCCGAAATTTGCCTGGACCGGCCCGGTGCAAAATCCCGATTATTGGAAGCTGATGGGTGTGGCGCTCCTCGTCGGTATCCTGCTGTCGCTGCCGATCCTGCGGCTGCAGCAGCCGACGGCGAAGCAGGCGTTCCTGCTGTCGGCCACCGCCAACGGCGTCGGCGCCTGGGCTGCCACCGTGTTCGCGTTCTGGAACGGGCACTATTTCATCTTCGGCTCGGCCTTCGCGCTCACGCTCGGCATGATCCTGCTTGTTCCCCTCGTGCTGATCGCGATGGCGCGCATCGACGAAATCGCGGCCGTCGCATTCGGCCGGCCGCCGCAGCGGCTGCTCACGAAAGGTAAGCCGGTCGAGGACGTGCCCGAGAATTATTGCCCGAAGGTCTCGATCCACATCCCCGCCTATTTCGAACCGGTCGAGATGCTCAAGCAGACGCTCGATGCGCTGTCGCGGCTGAACTATCCGAACTACGAATGCGTCGTCATCATCAACAACACGCCGGACCCTGCCTTCTGGCAGCCGATCCAGGATCATTGCCGCGCGCTCGGTGAACGCTTCAAGTTCATCAACGCCGAGAAGGTGCAGGGCTTCAAGGCCGGTGCGCTGCGCATCGCGATGGACCGCACCGCCGTCGACGCCGAGATCATCGGCATCCTCGATGCCGATTACGTCGTCGATCCCGACTGGCTGAAGGACCTCGTGCCGGCGTTCGCCGATCCCAGCGTCGGCCTGGTGCAGGCGCCGCAGGAACATCGCGACGGCGACCTGTCGATCATGCACTACATCATGAACGGCGAATATGCCGGGTTCTTCGACATCGGCATGGTCCAGCGCAACGAGACCAACGCCATCATCGTGCACGGCACGATGTGCCTGATCCGCCGCGCCGCGATGGACATGGCCGGCGGCTGGTCGTCCGACACGATCTGCGAGGACAGCGATCTCGGCCTTTCGATCCAGCAGCTCGGCTGGACTACGCACTACACCAACCACCGCTACGGCCAGGGCCTGCTCCCCGACACCTACGAGGCCTTCAAGAAGCAGCGTCACCGCTGGGCCTATGGCGGCCTCCAGATCGTCAAGAAGCACTGGCGGAACTTCCTGCCCGGACGGAGCCGGCTGACGCCCGACCAGAAGCGCGAATATGGCCTGGGCTGGCTGAACTGGCTGGGTGCCGAAAGCCTCGGCGTCGTCGTGGCGCTGCTCAACCTCGTCTGGGTGCCGATCGTCGCCTTCGCCGACATCGCCATCCCCGACAAGATCCTGACGCTGCCGATCATCGGCGCCTTCATCGTCTCGCTCGTACACTTCTTGTCGATGTACCGCGCCCGCGTCGCGATCAAGCCCGGCCAGATGCTGGGCGCGATGATCGCGGCGATGAGCGTGCAGTGGACGGTGTCGCGCGCGGTGGCGCAGGGACTGATCACCGAGCACATTGCGTTCGCGCGCACCTCCAAGGGCGGCCTGTCCAGGATGTCGATCGAGTTCCAGGCGTTCTGGGAGGCCGTGATCGGCGCCCTGCTCCTGATCGGCGCCGGCGTGCTGGTGGCCTCCAACAGCTACCGCCAGATCACCGAGATCTACATCTTCGCCGGCGTGCTGGTGCTGCAGAGCCTGCCGTTCCTGGCCGCGGTCGCCATCGCCATCCTCGAGCTCAGCCGCATCAACTCGTTCCAGTTCTGGCGCGACAGCGCGATCCGCACCGCCGAGCTGATCGGCTTGCGCCCGGTCGCGCTACCCACCCCCGCCGGCACGCCGCAGCAAGTGCCGGTGCCGAGCGAGGTCCGGCGGGAAGCGAACTGA
- a CDS encoding RidA family protein has translation MHILQPAEWKKPRGFSHGVVVEGPGRWVVLAGQTGGDETGNYVPDMAAQVGTALKRIIKLLGEAGASPEHIVRLTWYLTSRSEYEAAGAGIGAAWKETLGRNFPPSTLLYIGGLVDDRAKVEIEVTAFVPGT, from the coding sequence ATGCACATCTTGCAGCCGGCCGAGTGGAAAAAACCGCGCGGCTTTTCCCATGGTGTCGTGGTCGAGGGGCCGGGCCGCTGGGTGGTGCTGGCCGGGCAGACCGGCGGCGACGAGACCGGCAATTACGTGCCTGACATGGCAGCGCAGGTCGGGACCGCGCTGAAGCGGATCATCAAGCTCCTGGGCGAGGCCGGCGCCAGCCCCGAGCATATCGTCCGCCTGACCTGGTACCTGACCAGCCGCAGCGAATATGAGGCAGCCGGGGCCGGCATCGGCGCGGCCTGGAAGGAAACGCTGGGGCGCAATTTCCCGCCCTCGACCTTGCTCTACATCGGCGGCCTCGTGGATGACCGGGCCAAGGTCGAGATCGAGGTCACGGCGTTCGTGCCGGGCACATAA
- a CDS encoding acetoacetate--CoA ligase codes for MTSPFVPQIALYRTWLAEKRGLNFDSYEEMRQWSVRDLDGFWHAIWDYYDLQSPTPFAAVITERKMPGALWFPGAQVNYARQVFRHVDAADAAGLPAIVSCGEDGRLCETSWPELRRKAAALALHLKEKGIKPGDRVAAYLPNIPETIIAFLASASIGAIWSLCAPDMAAPAVIDRFKQIEPKVLIACDAVTYAGRRHDRKDVLAELRRSLPTVEHVILHSEAAALAAADALLSEISATTGAEIDAFEPAWLPFDHPLWIVYSSGTTGLPKPIVHGHGGIVIVVLALLGLHNDLGCSYHETSFGERYHWYSSTGWIMWNSQVGGLLSGTTCCIFDGSPGGARDKPDWTTLWRFVAQSKATFFGAGAAFFANCAKAEVDLVAAGDLSQLRCLGSTGSPLSADTQAWFNNRFAGLSKTNGSKAQADIWWANISGGTDFAGAFIGGNRELPQTPGAMQCRLLGAAVEAFDEQGRAVIGEVGELVCTEPMPSMPLYFWNDKGGARYRASYFETYPDNFDGTGRGPVWRHGDWLKVDPDGSCIIYGRSDATINRHGLRMGTSELYSAIEALPEVLDSLVVDLEYLGRDSYMPLFVVLREGVAFDGAMQAKINKAIEAGLSRRFLPNEIFAVAEIPRTLSGKKQELPIKKLLLGQPVEKVINREAMANPACLDWYLAFARDYLARSET; via the coding sequence ATGACCTCACCCTTCGTTCCCCAGATCGCCCTTTACCGCACCTGGCTCGCCGAGAAGCGCGGCCTCAACTTCGACAGCTACGAGGAGATGCGGCAATGGTCGGTGCGCGATCTCGACGGGTTCTGGCACGCCATCTGGGACTATTACGATCTGCAATCGCCGACGCCGTTTGCCGCCGTGATCACCGAGCGCAAGATGCCCGGCGCGCTCTGGTTTCCCGGCGCGCAGGTCAACTATGCCCGGCAGGTGTTCCGCCACGTGGACGCGGCTGACGCCGCCGGCCTGCCCGCAATCGTCAGCTGTGGCGAGGACGGCAGGCTTTGCGAGACGAGCTGGCCGGAGCTGCGGCGCAAGGCGGCTGCGCTCGCGCTGCATCTGAAAGAAAAAGGCATCAAGCCCGGCGACCGCGTCGCCGCCTATCTGCCCAACATCCCCGAGACCATCATCGCATTCCTGGCGAGCGCCAGCATCGGCGCGATCTGGAGCCTGTGCGCGCCCGACATGGCCGCGCCCGCCGTGATCGACCGCTTCAAGCAGATCGAACCGAAAGTACTGATTGCCTGCGACGCCGTCACCTATGCCGGCCGCCGGCACGATCGCAAAGACGTCCTCGCCGAGCTGCGGCGGTCGCTGCCGACGGTCGAGCACGTCATCCTGCACAGCGAGGCCGCCGCGCTCGCAGCGGCCGACGCCCTGCTCTCCGAAATTAGCGCAACAACCGGCGCGGAGATCGACGCGTTCGAGCCGGCCTGGCTGCCGTTCGATCATCCGCTCTGGATCGTCTATTCCAGCGGTACCACCGGCCTGCCGAAGCCGATCGTGCACGGCCATGGCGGCATCGTCATCGTGGTGCTGGCGCTGCTCGGACTGCACAACGATCTCGGCTGCTCCTACCACGAGACCTCGTTCGGCGAGCGCTATCACTGGTACTCTTCGACGGGCTGGATCATGTGGAACAGCCAGGTCGGCGGCCTGCTCAGCGGCACCACCTGCTGCATCTTCGACGGCAGCCCCGGCGGCGCCAGGGACAAGCCAGACTGGACCACGCTGTGGCGCTTCGTCGCGCAGTCGAAAGCGACCTTCTTCGGCGCGGGCGCCGCGTTCTTCGCCAACTGCGCCAAGGCCGAGGTCGACCTCGTCGCCGCCGGTGATCTCTCACAGCTTCGATGTCTCGGCTCGACCGGCTCTCCGCTGAGCGCCGACACCCAAGCCTGGTTCAACAACCGCTTCGCTGGCCTGTCGAAGACCAACGGCAGCAAGGCGCAGGCCGATATCTGGTGGGCCAACATCTCCGGCGGCACCGATTTCGCCGGCGCGTTCATTGGCGGCAATCGCGAACTGCCGCAGACGCCGGGCGCGATGCAGTGCCGTCTGCTGGGTGCTGCCGTGGAAGCCTTTGACGAACAGGGCCGCGCCGTCATCGGCGAGGTCGGCGAGCTCGTCTGCACCGAGCCGATGCCGTCGATGCCGCTCTATTTCTGGAACGACAAGGGCGGTGCGCGCTATCGCGCGAGCTATTTCGAGACCTATCCGGACAATTTCGACGGCACCGGCCGTGGGCCGGTGTGGCGGCATGGCGACTGGCTCAAGGTCGACCCGGACGGCTCCTGCATCATCTATGGCCGCAGCGATGCCACCATCAACCGGCATGGCCTGCGCATGGGCACGAGCGAACTCTATTCCGCGATCGAGGCCTTGCCGGAGGTGCTGGATTCCCTCGTCGTCGATCTCGAATATCTCGGCCGTGACAGCTACATGCCCCTGTTCGTGGTGCTGCGCGAAGGCGTCGCCTTCGACGGCGCGATGCAGGCGAAGATCAACAAGGCGATCGAGGCCGGCCTCTCGCGCCGATTCCTGCCCAACGAGATTTTTGCGGTCGCCGAAATTCCCCGCACGCTCTCGGGCAAGAAGCAGGAGCTGCCGATCAAGAAGCTGCTGCTCGGCCAGCCCGTCGAGAAGGTCATCAACCGCGAGGCGATGGCCAATCCCGCCTGTCTCGACTGGTATCTCGCCTTCGCACGCGACTATCTGGCGCGGAGCGAGACTTGA
- a CDS encoding NUDIX hydrolase yields the protein MAKSSKLVAAKRGKVLLVRRRSDGLWMFPGGRKRARESDKDCLRREIKEELPKLKLGRISLWKEVTARNKRSGRKMSDAIFIAKGAKGRLAIGDKNEIDRAVWQKPRGIRLTPTSRYIRDRLFPRKRG from the coding sequence ATGGCGAAGTCTTCCAAACTGGTTGCCGCCAAGCGCGGCAAGGTATTGTTGGTCAGACGCCGGTCGGACGGCCTGTGGATGTTCCCGGGCGGCCGCAAGCGCGCGCGCGAGTCCGACAAGGACTGCCTGCGGCGGGAGATCAAGGAAGAGCTGCCCAAGCTGAAGCTCGGCCGGATCAGCCTCTGGAAGGAAGTGACGGCCAGGAACAAGCGCTCCGGCCGCAAGATGAGCGATGCGATCTTCATTGCCAAGGGCGCCAAGGGCAGGCTCGCGATCGGGGACAAGAACGAGATCGACCGCGCCGTCTGGCAGAAGCCGCGCGGCATCCGCCTGACGCCGACCTCGCGCTACATCCGCGACCGCCTGTTTCCGCGGAAGCGCGGGTGA